The genome window ACCATCCTCTCACCATCCTCCCAGCCTCCAACTTCTGTGTCTTGTGGTACATCTCTTTCCTTTACTACTCCAGGGACTCGTTCCTCAGAAGCAGTAACAGAAGAGTGAACCCTATCATCTTTTCCATTATCTTCAACCTGCCGTCTCGCAATTCTGGCTTCCAACTCCAAAAGTTTTTTCCGTGCAGcctctttccttctttcttcctccatctGGTACCTCCTCTTTTCCTCTTCCCTTGCAATCCGTTGCTCTTCAGCTCGCCTCGCAGCGTCCAACCACTCCTGCTCTGCTTTCCAAGCAGCATTTCTTGCCTCTTCTTCAAGCATTCGCCTCCGTTCCTCCTCCTCTCTGGCCACCCTatccctctcctcctcttccttacgTGCAAGCTCCAATGCTCTGGCTTGCTCTTCCACGATGCGTTGGCGCTCCTGCTCCTGCGTCCTCAGAATTCCTTCAAGCTCTGCTTCAAATGACTCCCTGATGGGGTCAGGGAAATCAATCTGTTTTTCGAGATCCTTCtttttcttatatgctttagcATTCATGTCCCTGATGCCCCCTAAAAAGGGATCCTTGCTGTCAAATTCAGTGTCTTCAAGATATGGCTTTCCAGCACTTGGTGCTGACCGCTTTTCTCTACCAAAGTTCAGCGTTGGATCATTCAAGGAAGTGCCTCTAGTTCCAGTAGAGAATTGGCCCTTCAAGACTGTGGCATTCTGAAAGGAGCCTCCTTTGGACCGGTTATTGGAATGGCCATGACCATGAGTCCCACTAAATGCTTCTGCTACAACTTTACCAATTCGAGTGTGCTCAGAAGAAACCAAATCCATCTTGGCGTTTCGATAATCCTGGCTCCTCTTAGCAAAACCATCACTACCATTTTCTCCAAAAGATGACTGAATATTAACACCCTCCGTACTCATTTCCCTGTTTCCACTTATGGGCCTAGCATAATGCCTATCCCTGTCGACTCCCGGTGAACTGGTGTTCAATCTATCCCTTGAATTCATTGGAAACCTCCACAAGCCAAAATCCTGACTTTCATTGCTTGCAGCCCTTACATCCTTCCCAGAAGGATACCCTTTGAAGGGCTCCCTGGACCAAGCACTGCCACCTTCGGTATCATGCAGCCCTCGGCCATCATAAGCATCATGAACCTGAACCAACTCGGACCTCAAGAACCCCCGATCCCTCTCTCGTTCAGGGATGCTAAGCCCTATGTCGCGCTCATCATCAGTCCAATCTGACGTGTGCTGAAGCCGTACGAGCGGCAGCAGACCCGGCAAGTCCCTATCCTGTCGCTGTGACTGTTCTGAAGCACAGAGTGGTCGGATCAGCCCCCCATCACCATCTGACATGCTGTTGGCAATAAGACGAGAGGATTTGATCTGCGGCCTCATCTGAAGAGGCGAATGTAACTCGGACACCTCCCGCCTTTCCGACTGCTCTTCCACTCCTAGCTTTTGCTTCTGCTTCTGGCTTGATGTGTCTTTCTGTTTCGCAGGTGAGGTGAAGGTGGCCCGAAGAGATGGGAAGTCCTCGCCCCTCAAGATCACAGCTTTCTCGGAAAACCCCTGACCTGGTGTGGCATTGAGCGGCTGGCCACCAGGGCGAGCACCAGGAGAAATGTAGGAACTACCGGCAAGCTCGTCATTAATGATCGCCGATCGTCCCAACTGCGACTGGCCTCTGCTGCCGGCATCCTTCTCTGGAACCGGGAGGGCAGGTTTGCTCCAACCCAGGGCGGAAGTGCCCGCCCGCGATCCAAGACCAGGGCTGCCATGGGTGGTGGCAGACCCCGAGGAAGCCGGGTCGAAGCGCTCATGTTCCTTCCTCAGCGACGGCAGGTTCAAGGGGGGCGGAACGGCAAGCTTCTGGGCGGTCTTTGCTGCGGAGGTGGCCGAGCTCCGGGACCTCGAGAGGACTACCATCCCTcccccgcctccgcctccgccgccggaGCCGGGGCGAGAGCGGCCATGgacggaagaggaggaggaagaggagggctgGCCATAGGATCTATTGAGATTAACCGACACGAATTTGCTCTGATGGGCCATCCCAAGAGGACTCTCCGtcccccgccgccgcctccgccgccgccgatcGCCGGGGCAGCACGTCGAAACCCTAACCCTCGATTCCCCCTCGATCTATTAACGCCGACGATGAGGGTTAGGGTTTCGGCAATAGAAGTGACGATACGAGGAAGCGAGTGAGATTACCTCTCTCCGTAGCGCGCTTTGGCGAGGTGATGGAGAAGGTGGCGCGGCGAGGCGGACGACAAATGGATCAAgagcgagagagagggaggaaagggagggagggggagggggggagggggggaggggaggaggaggggcgGCTCGTTCGTTGTTGGGGTTCGGTTGGGGAGCACGCATAAAAAGAGAGAGCGTTGAGGAGGAGACCGAAAGCACGCAATTAGCACTCTCTAATTAGACCCTCTCATTTGGTTAAGCCTTAATCCTCCTTCAAAACCCGATCTTAATTACAATATTAAAGGGAAATCATTGATCGAATACAGAATTAAGGATGTTATCGggttaaattttgatctaatcCTGTTATCTTAACTTATCGGATTCCTGTTATTTTTATTCGTTAAGcgcatatatatatgattttaaaaaaacctctaattttaagattttcttataaaatatcttaattttaaaaaattcttatagAGAACTCGTAAGGtatgaaaagattattttatctCTATGAGTCACTAGTCACCTCTACGTATAGCTTTTCTTTTCCGTAGGTGATGAGCAATTATTTCGAGACGGAGGTGTGATTAGACGCCTATAGATTGGTTAAAGAATAATGATTGATAGAAATAAAATGATCATTAAAAAATTCTATAGGAATTTAAAAATTAGAACAAGAAtttctcaaaattttattttttttaaaaaaaatacacatatatatatatatataatataaaagaaaattagttgCTTCTTAATCTTTTATGTTATTCTTAATATATTCAcatgtaaattaaaaaaaataaatatctaaTTATGATAATAATTAATATTCATATTGATTAACTTGACTCGATACAGGACCACATGGGGCAAGGAATCATACATGAATAAAGAAGGGGCTTGAATGCTCGCTCGATTGTTAAGGGGTCTCGAATGCTTGTTTGTGGTTGACTTACATGAAGATTAAGGTCGATTGAATTTCTTGACATGATCTATtcgatatttaaattaataatcgatgatgaaataattttaataattaataattaattttggTTAACGTGTCGAATGTGGTTTTTATAGTAAGTTAATCAATAGAAATATTTTAGAGTACAAACAAAATTTTTCCTGCTTATCAttttcaaagtaaaaaaaaaaaaaaaagattaatatcATGTCTATCTCACAATAAAACTGAATATGATTTGGCATTAAAGACCCATTGAATTAGGTTTAAATATGTCAAATAAGTTCAATATCAGAAGAAAAACATGTCATTATCATATATAGGATAAAATGATGAGAAAAGTTTTAGAATTTGAAGCTTGGAAATAAAGTTGTTGTGGCTAAGAGCCAAAATCCAAGAATTCACTTTAGCTAGTTGGGTGAAATGTCCACTGTTGTTGGTTACAAGTTTAGTCATAACCTTCAATTATATTGAAAGTTCAACTTCTGTCATTCGATAACATGATTGTACATGTATTTGTATGAATATTGTCATGATAGTGATCAATTTGAAAAGTTGGTCAACTAAAGGTTCCCCACTAATTTATTACAAGTCAAATAAATATCCAACCCTCATGGTTGCATATATCCTTTTGCATATAATTCAGATTATTATTTGAATTGGTTTTActattttctttttgaatcatatTTAACATTGTTAAGTATAGTTAATCCAAATTCAAGACATGAAGATATACTCTGTATTTATAGTGGTAGAATTGATGAAAGTTTGGTGCATTGgatttcttttattctttcaaGATCTATCATTGCTCCATGCAATGCAAAGCATGTCTTGAATCTTAATTTTCCTCTTTCATACATTCTCAATTTGAGAAGTCACACATCCAAACATGTGGCCCTTCCCACTCCATTGCTTTCTTGCAATATCTTTTTGTCATCTAAGTTTCTCCATGATTGGAAGGCCAAACATATCATAGTCAAGCTTTGGTAACAGCCCTTTATTTACTTcaagacaacaacaacaacaacaacaaaaatcttCCAATAAGAGGGTCAtagctattcttcttcttcttcttcttcttcttcttcttcttcttcttcttcttcttgaggtGAATGTTAATAAGACAAGACTAAAGGCAAATTTGGATGATGTCAAGATGGAGAcaattgcatttctatttgtcagCAAAGTTGAGGTAGAtttaacttttttttatcttttttttttttctctcttttgtaAGGAGATGTACAAAAAGTGATGACAAAATTGCCTTTTAATCAAGTTTAGGTTGGATTCAATTCTTTTTGCATGTGCATTGGATAAAAGAGATTGATTGCATGAGGCCCTACACACACCCTTTGATTGTGCTTTCACTCTTTTCACATCAATGTCTATCAAGATTTATTTTCAAACTATCTCTAATCTTCTTAGCATTCAACAACAAAAGTTTATAAGACTCATTAGACTCAAACAAATATTAAAAccctatatataaataaatatatatatatataatatttataaaaaaaaatacataaattgattattattattattgatgataGTAAAATTAACAATTTTGTATTTGCTTATCCCCTCGTTTATTATTCATATTTTGGTATAATTGATTAATTATAAAAAGTTAGATTAATTCGTAATCTTAAAGAGCCTCGAAAGATCAATCATTTTAAGTCCATCAAGTAAGAGTAAGACTCGTGTCGAGTGATAATTTGTAAGCAATGTATCGTAGCTATAAATGCTAACCCCCATAATAATGGAGTTCGTATGAGATATTGTTTGTTGTTCTTTAATGttctatattttaaattatttgtgtTGTAAAATATGAAAGACTTTcgaggaaaaaaaaagataatatttaattttttaaaaagatatttatttatagtcTCCATATTTTTCAAGCATGAATGtgaattattttgtttttattttttaaaatttcttaattcttttggattagtaaaatattttataatattatgggctaattatatattactcgtGTAGTTAGAATTCTTTAACATCTTAGttcctaaataaaaaaaatatattaaaatctctataatatgaaagtaaaatatttaatcttatttatcttaATGCTGTTGACTTTATCGATGACAGCACATGTATGAATGACACTGCACCGCTCTACCTCACCTATCTCCTCTTCCACCTCTCTTCTTATCTCGATAATGCAGATAtctcgtcttcctcttcttcctcgttcAATATCGACGTAAATACTTTATCACTTTACttttttatcctttttgttgttgaTATTTAGATCAATATCGACAAAGCTAATCACTGTGTCATTGTCATCGTCATCGATCACTCCCATCACAACAACTATGATGTCACCATCAATCATCcacattaaatttattttttttctatcatttttatGTCATTGTTATTATGTATTGTGTTCCGTCAGAAAAGTCGACAATATTAAAGTAAACGATGTTAAATGTTTTATACTTTCGtaactataaaaaatttaatataattttttaagtataagATCAAGATGCTAATTAGATTTATCTACGgagctaatatataattagctctaatattattattattaggttgAATCGATTGGATCCTGACCCCGAATCCGATAATTAATTTTGGGTTATCGGAGTCGAGCACGAGTAAGTAAGAACATCCAAATCCCTCTCCACCAATAAACCAGGAGGCGGAGCAGCAGAGAAGAGGAGACCATGGAAGTGGGGAGAATGGCGACTTGGGTGGAGGGGCAACTGCGCCGGCTGCTGGTGGAGCACCCGGTCATCGAATCCTTCGAGTGGAGGCCAAACGAGACGTTTGGCGCCTCCGTCCCCTTCGTCGCCACCGCCGTCGCCACCTACGTCACCCTCGTTTTCCTCTTCGGCCGCAGCATAATCCCTCTCCCCCACCCCTCACCAGCCCTCCTACGCCTCCTCTCCTCCGCCCATAACCTCCTCCTTCTCATCCTCTCCGCCGCCATGGCCGCCGGCTGCGCCCTCTCGgccaccgcccgcctcccctCCCCCCGCTGGCTCTTCTGCTTCCCCCCCTCCGCCATCCCCCGGGCCGGCCCCCTCTTCTTCTGGGCCCACGTCTTCTACCTCTCCAAGCTCTACGAGCTCGGCGAcaccctcctcatcctcctcgccGTCCCCCGTCGCCGCCTAACCTTCCTCCACGTATACCACCacgccgtcgtcgtcgtcatgtGCTACGTCTGGCTCGCCACCGCGCAGTCCCTCATGCCGATCGCCCTCGTCACGAACGCCGCCGTCCACGTCGTCATGTACGCCTACTACTTCTCCAGTAGCGCCGGCCGGCGGTGGCCCCCGCGCTGGAAGAGGGCCGTCACGGATCTCCAGATCGCCCAGTTCGTCTTCAGTTTCCTCGTCTCCGGGATCTTCCTCTGGTACCACTTCACAGGCGGCGGGTGCGAAGGGATGCGCGGCTGGCTCTTCAACGCTGTCTTCAACGCGTCGCTCCTCGCCCTCTTCATCGACTTCCACCTCAAGGCGTATAAGGAGGCCAAGAAGAAACCCAAGACGAAGGCCGCCGCTGCCGCCTCGCCGAAGGCGGCGGAGTCATGACGCTCCCCCGCAGCGGTGATGGTTGGATTCCTCAGCCATTCTCGACCGGGCGGTGACGGGACCCGAGGAAGGGGCGTGGAACTTTGTAAGCCGTATTTATTCTTCTCTCCTTATTTTTAAGCTTATCTTTGAAACTTGGAAATGAGCAACACGAGTTGGGATCCGATTCAATTCAGAAGATTGAAGAACCTTGAAACCCTTTTTTACTTTGCTCAATTTGTTTGTGCATTTTATTCTCGCATTGTTCAAGAAATTGGGTGTTTCTTCTTCAGCACTACAACTTGTATGCCTTAAAGAGACCCAAATTCTTAAGAGCTCTACTAATTCGAGTGCCAAAGAATGTAGGAGTATATGTTTGAGTTACTTCAccctcttttggttttaaatttggCTAATGTACTTTGAGGGATTTTTATATGCAACTAAACAAAAGTTACCATGGTTTATATGTAGCAAGTAGAAGAACAAGATTTTGCTGCACTAAATTGGTATTTGCTATCAAATTGGAGCTACATTAGATAAAAAAGATTCAAACATAGGCTACTTTTTTGGTGTCTGCTAATGCTTTTAGCAAGACTAGTGAAGTCTCAGTTCTGAAAATTATATCTCTTGAATAGGGAATTTCATAAGACAAGGGTATGACTAATTAAGCTATCAATTTGCAAAAACAATTTTTTGCTGAGCTTTGACTATTTGCAAATGCTTGTCCTACCTGCAAGTATTCTGGTACTCTTCTTGGTAATTTGGATTTCAAAATTTGACCATACAAAGTTCTACACTGATTGGCTTGATTTTGCATCTAAAAGGTGAAAAATAAGCTCCAGAGCAGATTTATCGTGTTGCTTTTatcatttggatcttcaaattgacaGATCAAAGCAAATTGATCCCTAAATGCATCTGTTGGCTTCTGACCAGAGCACATCACCTTAAACAGTCATGTTGTAAGTCTATCTCTCTTATTAATTCCCTTTTACATGAATGTGATCAGAAAAGATTCCGCGGTGCATGAAACAGTCACTAGTATCATATATTATCCTTATTAGCTAATCAATATGGAAATaaaattatcagcatcttttcACACAAAGCTTTGAATCTTTAAATAAGCAGATCCTGTTAGAATGTCGCCAACCTTTGTTGTATGTGCAAGTACTTCGACATGTACACCGCTGTTCCGGTGTCCAGGTGCTTGCTATCTGATACATCTCATAGTAGTAATCAGACATATTAGCTTCCTTGGATGCATCTCATtggatggcttactctggcataacTCTGGATGAGTTCAATTTTCATAGTGCTTGTGTTTAGCTTTGTGTGACCAGTGATGTTGCTTATTTTGTGTGCTATATCTTTTTTTTGGCAATTAGATCATTGAATAGTATGATTCACTACTGACAGTACAAAAAATATATTGAGCTGACAGATGACCCATTTTTGGTAGTTATGCttttaaatctgagtttagaacacaaaatttgaaaacttgcatgTGTTATTGTAATTAATCTTCGTTAGCTACTGTAAATTAATTATTTGGTTGAAACTTAATTTATATTGTTAGTCTTTAGAAACTGATTGTGATGTTAAAAATATTGgagttatttttgatattttatatctttgtattatttcttttaatttaataaatttatgtTAACTTAGAAGTgagtaatctaatttttttttctattaataataaatacTTTTACCGAGAAGATTACAATTTCACCAGGTTCTCATTTCCTCAGATCTCTCTAATAAATGCTATTGGCTCTTAATAGTTCTTTGACCCAACAAGCTCACCATGGCTTGCTCTGTACTATCAAAGCATGCATGTGTAGTTTATGATAATTTTCATTAGTGCTCCAGCTTTAGGGTATAGTCAATGAGTGAAGCAAGTTTCTATCAAGGAAAAAGGTACTAAAGCAGCTAATCTGAGGAGGGTCATTATGACGACCTCTACAGATCCTTCCAACATCGGCACCGTGTGCATCATCGAGAACTACAGGAGATGAGAGATGAAGAATTTATGATGCAGAACATCACTTATACGTTGGTGACTGGTTCATAGAGGCGATACATAAAGTTGGTCTTGCTGCTAATGGCCATGGCATGGCCGAGATTAAGCCCTCAAGGTTTCTTCGCAGGTGGGATGTCGACGATGGCGACGAAGTCGACGGAGTTGGCGGCCATGGCGTCGTCGACGGACTTGGGTAGCTCGAGTGCGCCATGCTTTTTTCCACCGGAGGTGTCCGTGGACTGGCTTAAATGGTCGGCGCTCTTCCCCCATATAAGAGAGTAAAGGCCGATGACTATGACAACCGCGCCGATCACCCTGTCAATGGTTTCCGAGAGAACTCAGGTGAGTTGCGctgtgtctgtgtgtgtgtgtagaggAGAAGGTAATGCGATGGTTAGAGAAGCGGTACCTCCCGAGAGCGATCTCCTCTGCAAGAATGGTGGAGCCCATGAAGGCCACTATGATCATGCAGAGAGGGCTGAAGGCGGTCACGAAGACGGGCCCTCTCTCCTTCATTACCACGGCCTGTAGATAATATGCCATCCCCGTGCACATGATGCCCTGTGCAAAAGAGATGATTTGTCAtcatctctctcactctctctctcactctataTATATGTACACGCGATCATTTCATAAAAAGCTTAATCTTTTGGGAGTATTGATCATCTGATTCAGAGTATCCATCGGTGGCTGTCCTATATCAGTGAGAAGTGTAATCTTACCGAGTAGATGGCGGTGAAGAGTCTCATGTCGAACCCTATCGACCAAGGCTTGACGCCGCGTTCCATGAAGAGAGCCACTGCGCCACCTTGTCCAGCGCCCAAGACGCATATCAAGGTGCTCAAGGATAGCTCTGCAGGGTACGCCTTCAAGGTATGCGACTGCACCCCCAATTCCCCAAAAGTGAATCAACAGTTCTTTCACATGGCCAACAcagtccgagagagagagagagagaaggtagaAGAGATTACTTGGAGTATGAAGAAAGCAGACCAGCAGAAGCAGCTGAAGAGTAGCATGAAGGTGCCGGCGAGCCAGTGGGCATCGCTCTGGGCGGCAGCATCAGCAGGGTGGTGGCGCCCTCTGTTCCACACGAACTCCATGATCGGACCTTTGTACAGTATCATGATCAGCGCACCCATCACCGTCACCGCGGTCCCAAAGATCTTCGCCTGACTACGCCGCTTCTTGATATCTATTATCTCCATTCTGATCACGAAACGGCATGCGATTGATGTGAGATGCCGTACGTGCAGTAGCAGATCAGATACATAGGTAGCTGGTGGAGAGATCGAGCTTTCACCTCAGAATAATGGCGTTCACGAATGTGACCGCAGGCAGGATGTTGTAGAGAGCAGAGGAGAAGCTTGCCGATGTGTTCTTGGTGCCCATGTAGTAGAAGTTTTGGTCCAGCACTGGCCTGAATGAAATCGATGTGATGCTTGTGTCAAATAATAGCCAGATTTGATGCACAATGCAGTAACTCAAACAGTGTATGGTTTGTGGATCGATACTCCAGCAGTGCGAGAGCCATGATCTTGAGGAAGATGGGGAGTGTCATCTTGGGCCTGCCTTTCCTGCAGTGATACGATCAACCTCTCTCGCATAAGATGAAGCACAACACACGCTATATGCGTGGAGCGTGGAAGAGGGAGACGAACCTTTCGAACCACAGCGCGAATGGACCGATGACAGCGGCGGCGATGGCGTTGCGGTAGACGACAAGCACGTAATGGCTCATGCCCTGCTTGAGCGAGACCACCGAGACCACGTACATGCCTGCGTAGCCAAACTGCAAGAACACCATGGCCAAGTACGGTCTCACACTCCTCCAAACCTCACCGACACCCATGCTGCTTGCTATCTTCTACTCCACACGCTTCTCCTCGCTCCGACCTCACAATGCATGCAGAGCTCGAAACCCTAATGCAGGCTTATATAGGGGAAGGAGAAGCCACGGCCCTCACGTAAGGCCACCGCACTCCATTATGCTCGTTCATAAACGACACCAAACTAAAGGGCAGTGCGGTCTTCATGGTCTATAATTCGGAAAGGGACTTAAGAGGGAAAACTACAAGCGAGAGGGTGCAGTTCCGTCTTCGGGGTCTATGATTCGCAAAGGGACTTTAGGAAGAAAGCTCCACAAGAGAGGGTTGATTAAAGTGCTCCACTGCTTTTGGTGCTTCGCATCGCATGTATTGCGCGATGACGCCTCAAAGGCGCGGCCAGTGGAAGCAAGAGTTAGTGCAGTCTGATGAGGGCTGGCCTCCTACTACATATGATGAGGACAAGTTGTGCGCAGTGTAGGGCGAGCTCGACTCAGGACTCCAAAGTCTGGAGCTTATCCGAGGCTAGGGTAATTCCAGGGGGTGAAGCTTCTGGTAAGGTTGGCGAAAGCAAGGGTTGCCAACACCATGAGTTGGGAACAGAAGACACTGCTAAAGTGCATGCACAATAATGTTGGGGAGGtggaatcctctctctctctctctctctctctctctctctctctctctctctctctctctgttttggAGTTCTACTTTCTATTATTATCAGATCAATAATAGACCAGTTGCCCACTCTGGTTTCTTAATTGACATGCAGCGACAGCTGCTTGTAAAAACCACCT of Musa acuminata AAA Group cultivar baxijiao chromosome BXJ2-3, Cavendish_Baxijiao_AAA, whole genome shotgun sequence contains these proteins:
- the LOC135606771 gene encoding fatty acid elongase 3-like, with the protein product MEVGRMATWVEGQLRRLLVEHPVIESFEWRPNETFGASVPFVATAVATYVTLVFLFGRSIIPLPHPSPALLRLLSSAHNLLLLILSAAMAAGCALSATARLPSPRWLFCFPPSAIPRAGPLFFWAHVFYLSKLYELGDTLLILLAVPRRRLTFLHVYHHAVVVVMCYVWLATAQSLMPIALVTNAAVHVVMYAYYFSSSAGRRWPPRWKRAVTDLQIAQFVFSFLVSGIFLWYHFTGGGCEGMRGWLFNAVFNASLLALFIDFHLKAYKEAKKKPKTKAAAAASPKAAES
- the LOC103977172 gene encoding WAT1-related protein At1g21890 — encoded protein: MGVGEVWRSVRPYLAMVFLQFGYAGMYVVSVVSLKQGMSHYVLVVYRNAIAAAVIGPFALWFERKGRPKMTLPIFLKIMALALLEPVLDQNFYYMGTKNTSASFSSALYNILPAVTFVNAIILRMEIIDIKKRRSQAKIFGTAVTVMGALIMILYKGPIMEFVWNRGRHHPADAAAQSDAHWLAGTFMLLFSCFCWSAFFILQSHTLKAYPAELSLSTLICVLGAGQGGAVALFMERGVKPWSIGFDMRLFTAIYSGIMCTGMAYYLQAVVMKERGPVFVTAFSPLCMIIVAFMGSTILAEEIALGRVIGAVVIVIGLYSLIWGKSADHLSQSTDTSGGKKHGALELPKSVDDAMAANSVDFVAIVDIPPAKKP